CAATCACATGGCCGCCAGAAAGCCATCCATTCGCCTCTCGCATTGCTGTTGCGGTCCTTCAGTTGTTTCAAATTTCTGTGGCAATCGGCATTATCGTGTGTCAGCGtagttttaattaacttattGTGCATGAACGAAAAAACAACATGAAACATGGCATGAActagaaaaaaataacataacaaAGCTAATCTAAATCGTTTCGAAGTTTAATTGAAACTCATTCGCTGTATTTTATAGTATGGTTACGGGCTATTAAACTAGCAAACAAGGCTCGAATTAAAGTGAGGATAAGtccaatagaaaaaaaatttcaaattatatttCTTAGGGTAGGTGCAAAATGTGATGggaaataatttttattattttttctttttcacaaTTTTGCGAATCTCTGGCAATTCCATCCATTGTAACCATAAATGCATTTGAGTCAAATTACTTTGGGCAATTGCTCTTTAATGGCTACAAAAGCTATTGCAAGGGACAAAGAGGAATATGACTTGTTTTTTAAGGGGGGCAAATTGATGTCGATTGTAATCGAACACTACGCTCAAAACAAACAGTTGTCTCTCTCGTTATTTCTAACGTATTGAATGATTGAATGAGCACCCAACTAATGTACCATTTGGCAGTTATATTTACACAAAAAATCACACATACGCCTCGAGGTTGTCACTGCAGTGGGGTCTGGCTAAAGTGCCATAACTTTAACTCTTAACTTAGAATTTATAACTGGCCCGAAATATAATGTGACGTCGACTTAAGTCCCCAGCTTGGCCCATGAACTATAGATGTTGTCCTTGGCCAGAAGTCGCCCAACACTGCCCATAGTGAGAGAACCACAGATTTGCTCATTTATCTGTGAACTATTCGTTTGGTGAAAAAGCGAGTTGGGCAATATGCCAAGTTGTGAGGACCAAATGCGTTTGTCCTTGACACCCGTCGCATGGCGAAATTGTTGCGGGTTCCCAATTTCACTTTAAGGCCTTATTGCTGGCGAATTGTAGACAACTTGTAAACGTAATAGGACACTTAAACTTGAGCTGCATTTCACTTCAGCCATTGCACTTATAAAATTAAGAAAGgattaacttttttttataaatatcagCCGAAGTAAGTTTTCTCTTTGCCAAATATTCGCGTAGGTCTGGAGAAAAtatcagaaaatatttttttgtatgccattAAGAATATAATAACTACAAGTAAAATTGGTTGGCATAATAAACAGCTCCCTAAAAACAGATTTATTCCCGCTTATCCCCCTGttctttgtttaaatattactTTCTGTTTATTTGCGTGCGAAGGAGAAGCTGATGCCACATTTATTGCCTGAAACTTAATGAAAATAGGTACACTTGAATGTTTTATTTAGCTAAGCACTTcacattttgcaatttatttatctgCCTTCCCAAATATAAAAGGCTATAATGGTAAAACTGGAAAAAGTTTgtaaaaggcaacaacaagcaaattCATCTTTCAAATTGTACTCTTGACTAGCATCAGTTAATCACAGCTATTAAAAAtgattctttttataccctgaacccattaaaaatgggtataagggtatattgtatttatgcaaaatccaaatgtatgtaacaggcagaaggaagcatcccgaccccatagagtatatatattcttgatcagcaccaatagccgagtcgatctagccatgtccgtctgtctgtccgtccgtccgtccgtttaaaataaaatatatatatgcatttgatgtttgaagaagagggttcagggtatcccctagtcgggagctcccgactagaacctgtTACCAGTAATTACTGGTGTGGCTGCTAAGTAGAGGcgtagcaagtggtgcggtccttcgcgagttcgagccccaCCGgggaaagaattttttttcctggtgtggctgttgagtagagtcgacagcaagtactgctgtcagttggctgttgagtagagtcgacagcaagtactgCTGTCAGTTGCGGGTTCGAATCCTATCAagtgaacttttttttttttacatttatttgatgttaaaataagagggttcagggtattccctagtcgggagctcccgactagaacctcttgttttattatatatttaatacaatgACTGCTGGTCTTATTTATGACGTCATTCTGTGTAATGTCACTCAATAGAAAAGCCCCACGCAGCAGCGACAGATTAAGAGATTGAGTGAGGTCTACTcagtgagtgagagagtgagCTTGAAGGAGTTTTGTTAGTTTCCCGCTATTGTCACTGCTTTTTTATGGCACAAAGCTACGTTCGTCCTTTAGtgctattgttttttaatgaattaaaatCGTATGACAAATCAACAAGAGTTGACCTTGTTCAACCAAGCATATATACCTAGACACACGTACGCTGTTTGTTTAACTTTAAGGTGTGTCCTTATGTAAGGCTTTTCCCCTGAGTAATGCCGcactctgctctgctctgcatTGTGTTGCTCAAATCCGCGGGCAACAAATAGTATTCATCAACAAGAAATAACACTTTTGCCCCACTACAACTATAAGAATTCAACCAATGTTAACTGCGGGTTAACAGTTACCCTCAACTCTCACCTTTCTGAACATTCGAATATTTGACAATAATAAACACTTTCTATTGGGCATATTAAATATGCCAGCCAACTACAAATGCTGAATCATTAAGCTATTCCGTAACAATACGAAAAGGTGAAAGTTCTTAATGTTTACTCTAATAATTTTTGATAACTCTCCTGTTTTCTAGAACTATCAGGTTCGTCTTTTATTAGAATAATTTAGATGATACGCTACCCAAATGAAAACTTATACTGTTAACCGTAACCGTAAAATATTACACTGATATTACTACCAGTCgcgttatttttatttgaagtaTATAACTTTCATGCTAAGCTAATTGGGTTCGTTTCTACCTTCTGAGctttaaaattgttgaattACTGTCGAATGCTTCAATCGATAACGCCCTCTTTAATTTAAGTTCATTTATTGTTGAATTGGATTTTATTGGGTGTTTGTAGGTTTTCAAAGTTCCGAAATGAACGAGTTTGTGTGGATATGCATAGTTGATTTggcattataattattatacgAAATATACGAAATAAAAGATGTTCCAACAAGTATTACAAAACTCCTGTCTTCCATGTGCGGAGCTCCGTGTTATTTTCTGTAGCAGCCTGCCTCATTaccaacaacataaacaagcACTTACAACatgcagcaacaccaacatgAGTACCAAACGAGTggttgtgcatgtgtgtgtgtttggtgtGTGAGCGTATTAAGTAGAAATTAGTGtttccatacttgcggtttatccaggcttccaagtttgggataagcctatgtgTCCAGCGTTATTTAGATGAGCGATCCCaacgtgcttgccatcgttccatgctttgcatcTTTGCTGCTGTGCGAACCGAGTTTGCTGTGCTGATTCCTTTTAGAGCTCTGTAGCAAACTACCGCTTATGTTGCCAGCTCATTAAGCGGGACCAtccctgcgataaccagcgctgcttcgtctgataccgtccggaatgcgcggctgacccgtagagcgcttaggtAATATATCGAATATATGCTCCAGTTGTAGCTAGGAACAGCCATTGCTCTGTTCCAGATGGGGGACGCGTACAAtattattgctttgtttactgTCATGAGAAGACGGCGTCTCTGTTGTTTTGGACCTTGAGTGTTCAGCATAATCCTAGATAGCGCTCGACAGGGCTCTGCTGCTTTTTGTGAtcgtactccaagtgctctctGAAAGACATCCTTGTGTCTAGTATAACTTTCAGCTACTTTAACGCCCTCGCTGATCCTATGTCCGCgctgccgactcttatgtgcgctCTTTCCACCTTCTTCCGGCTGCTGACTAACgttgcttctgttttatgGGCACCCAGCTcaagtccagctgctgccagccattggtgcacACGATCAATACTGTGGTTGTAAGATTCCTCTACATCCTTCAATTCCTTGCCGACTACTGCAACGGCcacatcgtccgcgaagccgacgatacttgtatcgatcggaagttccagtcGGAGGAtgtcatcgtacatgatgtttCAGAGGAGGGGTCCCAGAACTGAGCCTTGGGGCACCCCGgcggacacttggtgtgtaATGGGGCCATCTACGGTGTCATATTGCAGCAGTCTTTCTCTAAAGTAGCTGCGTATCATCTCCTGAAGGTAATATGGGACGCGGAATGTTGATAGCGCGTCATATATTTTGTCCCACCtggctgtgttaaaggcgtttTTCACATCTAGAGTGACAATCAGGCAGTACTTCTTTGTTCCGCTTTTCCATCTCaatccttggatggcgtttattgctatgccgacgactttttccaaagTGTCTATtgtcgactttgccttggtgaagccaaattggctttgggacaaacctccattGTTCTCGACAGCAGcttcaagtgtgtgtgtgtgtgtgggtttggTTAGATGAGCCTTGGAATTCATTCGACGAATCGGATTTGTCATACGTGCCACGCTCACTTTCAGTTATTAATATGCAGATCAGTTTTCATAATCTTTGTTCCATGTAAAGTAAAtgagtatattttttatttttaaaaggcatttttttttttaatatataattgtagttttaatttgcatgtacgaataaatattataacttacattcatatataattttaaattattcttTCCCTTTCTTTTATGTATTGATCTTGCATTTTATTTCCGTATTTGACCGTTATTCTTGCTTTTGTCCATTGTCCTACAATGTAAACTTTGCTATGTGTATGctttgtatgtgtatttttGCATCTCATACCGTAGCattttggaaaacaaaatcagGTTCGTAGTGGCCAAAATGCATAACGTAATCCCTTTCCACTCTGTTCTCCGACGTATTATTAATGTCAGTTTTTAATATTGCTTTCAATTGACAGACAACAGTCGTTGCTATCCGACGAGCAGGCAAAAGAAGTTGAGCAGATACTCAACGTGTCTCCCaacgtgggcgtggctgttgctgccgttgttgccaCAGCAATATCTCCGACTACCATCAAGAATCTCACCGAAGAGTCTACAGCGGCCAAGGAGGTGACAATCCCGGCCCAAGTCTGCCAAACTAAGCAGGACACTCAAATTTCAAGTGCTCCTGTGACTGTTGGGAAGGAGGATGGTTCAGATGAAGAGGAGGACCAGCAGGTCGCAGAAGACTTTGATTCGGATGACGTTGAAGCTGTTGACATTGTTGGCATTGGACATGCAGTATCCACAACTGCTTCTTTGAATGCAACATTCGTAAAGGCGGATACTACAGAGATTGAGACTACCACAACAACACCATCGACAGCAACAGTATCAACTACACGGCACGACGACGATGAGCCGGAGTGGCTGCGTGATGTGCTCGAGGCACCAACGCGTAGTTTAGAGAATCTGTTGGTAAACATAACGACACGCCAAACGGAACTTCAGAATAGCTACGAAGCCACGGAAGGGACCGAGGGAAAACATTCCGACTTAAATCAGACCTATATAATCGGCGAGTCACTGCACGAATCAATCGTGTCCGTGGAGTCCACACAGTCGGATGCGACGTTCAATCAAACGACCACCATCGACGACAGCATCATCTCCAGCAAGCACAACTCTACATATTCGTTGGCGGATATTGAGCAAGCAACTAATTCGACTGTTTTGAGCACTGGTATTACTGAGTTGGACGACAGTCAGTATTATATACCAGAATACCCGCCAGTAAGGAGCAAGGAGGTTCTTGTGGAGGCGGGCGTGCATTATTTTGAGGATGGCAATTTTTGGATGGAAGTGCCAGGTAGGTCGAGGAGGCTGGgtctacatttttttaaccgaTGCACTAAGCTCGCCACTTTGAAAATTCTAAAAGGTCTGCTAGACTttgacgacgacgactgcTCCTATCCTCCAATCACAGTACGAAAGAATCCAAAGGTCCGCTTCAGCTCCGGCCCCATACACGTATATTCCACATTCTCTGTGACAGACTACGATCGCCGCAATGAAGATGTCGATCCGGTGGCCGCGTCGGCCGAATATGAGCTGGAGAAGCGTGTGGAAAAGATGCACGTCTTTCCTGTTGAATTAATGAAAGGTCCCGAGGGTTTAGGTCTCAGCATTATTGGCATGGGCGTTGGCGCCGACGCTGGCTTAGAAAAACTTGGCATATTCGTCAAAACAATCACAGACAACGGCGCCGCAGCACGCGACGGGCGTATACAAGTAAGTAACATCAATCCTATACAATTTCCATAACacttgtatgtttttttttatgtctgTAGGTCAACGACCAGATAATCGAAGTAGACGGTAAAAGCCTGGTTGGCGTTACCCAAGCCTATGCAGCTTCGGTGCTGCGCAATACATCTGGTTTAGTCAAATTTCAAATCGGACGCGAACGTGATCCCGAAAACTCCGAGGTTGCCCAACTCATACGGCTGAGTCTGCAGGCTGATCGAGAAAAAGAGGAGCGCATTAAACGGTAATCCATCAAATCTATTAATCTGACCTGTTCAATCGGTTATTctttgcttctttttcttttgctttctCAGTCAACAAGAAGAGTATCTGCGTCGCACGCTCGACTACTCCGAGGATTCGACGCAGCCAGTTTCAGCTAATTCAAGTGTCTGTGAGGGACCATCTAGTCCCGTACAGGTTGAACATCCAATGGAGGTCGAAGCTACACACTCCCAGGAGGTTGAGTCGCTCAAGCGTCTTCTACAGGAGGTATGTAGTGTAAGCAAATCCTGTACCCAAGCTCTGTCTGCAGTTGTGCTAAAATCGTGTTCTTTTTCTCTCCTTTTGCTGAATTTCAAAATTGGTTTCTTCTACGCGGAAATTAAAACGCAGCATAAAGCGGTAATTGGTCATGAGAAACAAAACGTCtcttaaagaaaaacaaatcataGTTAGACCTCATATCGcctaatatttatgtttataatattttgatttaaatgtcaattgTTGAAGAGAATATTTAGTCTATACAAATTAGTCTTACAGCTTGTCATTCTGACATAGCTGCTTCTTTTTTATCTGTTTACCGTCCGTATGGAGAGATCGCCCAAAATATGAACGAtcagtaaaaaaataaagcgaAAAGTTTTGCTTTTGAATATATTGCAGCCAAGCATTCAAACGCCAAACGAATTGAGCTATTTATTAAATCCGCGGGATTAATTAAAACACCAATGATTTTTAAACTTCGTTacaccaaaaatatttattgttctCCGTTTtgcttataatttatgttgtttttgttttatatattttatttagagcGAAATGGGTTGCATGGTTAAGGaagaaattattcaaaatCTTAAACGGAAGGTTTGTTggacatttttatattttattgtttggtTATCAATCTCATATCTTCTCATAAAATCCACAATGCAGTAAGTCAAACTAAAACTAATGCTTTTCCCATTTCCTCCTCCATCTATAGTTGGTTAAGCTCGAGACAACAGGCAATGAGAATGAACTGCTGAGCGAACGACTGCGCCAAAGCGAGCGTGAGCTGGGCAACATTAAGAAGGAGGCGGCCAATCTTCAAAATATGCTGCAGCAGTCGCAGGCGCAGTATATGGCACTGGACAAAAAGTACAACAAAGCAAAGAGGCTGGTTCGCGAGTATCAGCAGCGTGAGCTGGATATGTGCCATCGCGAGGAGTTCTATCAGCAGTTATTGCAGGAAAAGGACACTGAGTATAATGCGTTAGTCAAAAAGCTCAAGGATCGTGTTATCAATCTGGAGCATGAACTTCAAGAAACGCAGCGAAAGGCTGGCTTTCCAGTGGGACTGCCCTACGATAGCGCCACGCTAAAGTTAACGCCCCAAATGATGCGTAAGACGCCTCCAAAGCCTCTCTTGCATAAGCTGGAAACGGAGTTATCCGACACGGAAATCTCAGATCTGTCACCAGACGGTGATTGCGTCAAAACGGCAACCGTGGAGCGCAAGGTTCCCGTAAAGGACGAACTGGACGCGGCTGTGCCGCAGCACGAGCTGCTAGACAACTCTGTCAACAAAACCAAGATCGAGCTGGGTGAGTACCTGGGCCAGCAATTTTCTTCAGCTTCTAGTACTTcgttaatttgattttgatttttgttgtgtgtgaaaagttatgttttggttttgtatcGTTTTCCGATGAAATTTGTACGCTTTGTCTGTGTGCTAAATGTTTTGTAATTATTCTTTTCACTTCTCTCTCCTATTTCTCTTTGTATATTGTGCGCGTTTTTGCTGCCGCTCAATTTGATTGGTTTGTGATTTTGCTCTTCCACGTGTTCGTGTACGTTCCATATTTGTTTGTTCgtttgatttaaaattatcACGCCCACACTGCTGCGCCTTCTCACTACCATATACTacacaacaaaatttattaaatatctgATAAACTgccaaaaatgcaacaaaaaaaaataaataaataaaaaatctataaaaaaaatcatcgaatttaaaaataactaaacaaAAGCCTCCCGTGGTGGTCTAGCCAATCGCCAGCTGCCCTCGACGAACGTATCTAATGGTAGTAACAGCAACGCCAACGGAGCCAGCGAATTGCTGCTTAATGGCAATTTATGCAAgcgcagcagaagcaacagccGTAGCTCGGATTGCACTCTGGATGACAGTGAGGAGGAGGTGGAATTGGAGCAGAGTGCACTCAATTTGGCTACGAGTGTGTCTTCCTGTCATGATGGCATTAATCTATCCAATGGCAACACCCACCTGCTGGCCAACGTGAACAACTTGCTGCAGAATCATCCACCTGCGACAAATACGCCTATTGGTAGCAGCATTGTGGCAGCCGGCAATGGACATGTAGGGACCACAACGGCCATACTGCTTAACTCGACGTCGTCAGCTTCTTCCAGTTCATCAAATCAGTCCACGGCACGCGAAGCTCAAATCAATCAGCTCTACGCTCAGGTGCACAAGGATCCCagcaagcaacagcaacaacagcatcaggcAACCAGTTTGTTTAAGAATGCGGTGGGCTCGCCGGCAGAGACTGGGGGAGGATTGAACGACTTTCATCGCGGAAGCATGACAACCTTTGGCACTGCCAGTGGCGGCAGTGCTAGCAATCGCGATCTCAACAGCTCATACGACTCTATAGTGGGCTCCAATGATAAGTTAGCAGAGAACGATCAAAGCGAGAACTGGATGTATCCGAGCCGGCGTCGTGTTGCGCCCAATGGCAGCAAGCTGCCGGGCTCCACTTTCACTGAGCAGCTCAATCAAGCACTGTCCGATCGTGAGAGGTGGGTGacatcacacacatacacagcacacagctaaacaaaatgttatacgTTCGGAATTTTGCAGACGTCTTGGAGACGGCTCCTCGCGCCACTCCAGCGATGATTACACAGAGATCAACAAGAGCCAAAGTGCCGCAGCGGTTAACTGCAAGACGCTAATCAACGAGATTCGCCAGGCGGTCAATGAAGCACAGCCAAAAGGTGaactattcaaaaaacaaatgacttGCAACCGGTTTCAACGAGGAATCGTTGATAATCCTCTAAAAGACTAACTCAAATTCTCTCTCCGTTATCAAAGACTTCTTTCATAAGCGCCATCGATTCATGTGCACATAAAgacattataaatatattgttataCATACAAAGCTAATATGATCAACTACTGTTGTACTCAACTGTATACTGTTGTATTGAACGTTAATGCGTGTGCCATTCCATTTACTGAATCCCTTAGTAATATTACTAAATTAGTACACGTCGTGTTATATCCATACATATAATTCACGCTCTCTTTCTGTCACTCTGTTCATATGGTGCATACAACATGACATCAAATTAGTAATAACAcaattctttatatttttctctCCTCTCTTTTCCTTGCTCTCTTGCTGCTTCGACTAACTATTAACACTGTAATTCCTCTAAAGTAAAACAAGTTGTTCCGCAATCGCTCTCCCCGCCCGGTACAGTGCcctggcaacagcagcattttcagcagcatcaacaacagcaatcagCGCATGTGACCGGACCGCCATCACCGACTAGCATGTCTTCAGGCTGCTCCTCGCCCGGATACTCGCCTAGCCGGACCCTGGATCTGTCCGGCTCTAGTTCTAGTTTTTCGGATAAAAAAGCGGCTGTCGCCTGCTACAATTATAAAGGAGGCCCCGTGCACGAATGGACCAAGGAGCAGGTAAACTTATAACCGAGAGAATCTACAGGGTTTGTCAAATATATCAacgaaataaacaacaaattggaCTGCACAGGTGGGCCACTGGTTGATGGGCATTGAGCTGGAGCGCTATATACCTGTCTTCAAAGAACACAACGTGGAAGGCGGCGCTTTGCTTACTCTTGACTCGAAGGACTTTAAAACTTTGGGCGTTTGCGGTGATGACAAAAATCGTTTGAAAAAACGACTAAAGGACCTGAAGGCCAGCATCGAAAAGGAGCGCAAGGACATGGAACGCGAGCGTCGCGAACGCGAAAAGGCCATACGCAAGGCTGAAAAGaaggcagccaaaaaaaagtaGTTGAATTCTAGATTTTAAGCAACAAAGTAGCCAAAAACCAAACCATATATGCATACTAAGGACTCATAAGATCTATGCATACCACATCCAATgcgtttaaatatatatttatagaaatatacCATTAACATATTATGTATTACATAGTTATTTATCTTATAAAATAACTTATAAGAGTAAACgtattttatttgtacaaCAGACATCTATAATACGTACAACATTTTAACTTATTGAATCTAATGCAGCATAGACGTATTTATGAATTATTCTATTAATCAAAAGGAAGCACGATGTGGTCAGGGAAGGTAAATGCCTATATAGAAAGCTACTTTAATTGGGCAATCTATATCTAAACCCTACAAGTTGAAAATCGCAATTTAAATTATCCGAATCAAAGCTGAAGCACACACCAACACCCAACACAGAGAAGGAAAACAAAGCTAACAAGAGAGAGCGTTGGACTGActgatttttatgaattaTTAATAGAAAACGAGAGAAATACTTTatgcaattaaaagcaaagGAAAACGataaaaaatgagtttgaagtAAAACCCATGgaataattgaattgaaaatgaaacaCGAAAAGTCTTACGAGTAGCACATTTAAGGAATTAGCTGAACAGACTTGAAGCGACCTTCAACAGCTGCTTcaactaaatataaaaaataataaaatataaaaaaaaaacacacgtTTAACCATAAAAATGCTAATAATatatctaaaaatatatatatgtaatatttaaattaattgcaaaaggcaacagaaccataattaaacaatatatCTTGTGGTTCTTTGTTTTCTATAACCTTGTGCAATTTTAAGACTAGCTTACAATATTGTAATCGCTGCAATTGCATTGTATTTGCCAAGACAAAGTTTTCTAAACTAATCGTATTTgcttaataaaatgttttgcaaGCCACTTAAGTACTTAAGTCTCAAGATATAATCAATGTGGTTGACAGATAAGATAATCGATCGTGAATAGATCAATAAAATCATAACATCGGACACGCAAGCATGTCAGGATAAACATAGAGAGCAAAGATCTTACCCTACCcctttatatgtatgtgtgtgtgcttgcgtaTATCTAACTTTATGTTTTCGCGTGACTGCactttatttttacatttactTTTGTAACATACATCTTGTtgacatataaaatatatgtataacataATACTTATTGAAATGTTATTCTTagtttaaatgtttaatttaaaatttgtttcgCTCTCGTGCTTTTGCTCAATGTCTATTTTTATTGGATTCTTAATCCGATTTTTCAATACAATTTCTTACCGTTATTTTCTTCCCAATATCACGCAACACATTTAAATAAGACCACGgctgttttattaaaaatcgaaactttccgatgatttttttttaaatccctgggtaaataatgtctgattttaaaatgttatacctttttgaatgcgtacggatccctatcatcaattggcattcgagcaaattaaacatcgatgggttgaaaaatgttgttgacaaaaataCGATTCGTTCgtagtcaacctttttgatgattttttgaaatatttccgtcaaaatctaggtcggtgcgaaaatcgaaactttttcgatgatttttttgtaatatttcgggtaatagctccgcgcggagatatggcgctccaaaacgacataactccgcgcggagatatgacgttctaaaacgacataactccgcgcggagatatgacgatctacaccgacataactccgcgcggagatatgacgttctacaccgacataactccgcgcggagatatgtcgttccaaaacgacataactccgcgcggagatatgacgttctaaaacgacataactccgcgcggagatatgacgttcca
The sequence above is a segment of the Drosophila virilis strain 15010-1051.87 chromosome 3, Dvir_AGI_RSII-ME, whole genome shotgun sequence genome. Coding sequences within it:
- the Spn gene encoding uncharacterized protein Spn isoform X11 translates to MPAAGLGQRPPSIISTASQDEGPSAEKAPELKIKLQSPSDGDPEQLHSLNYVDVGYRLNPDGSESHEVFSSEADLYVTAKVSDMQRKFHGANGFSHESSTVYAIIVPEQPEPQVGTSSRGLLQSPTSSVDGSPLYRGVFNSPPVGVVSPIRRRNNGQQCEQNGEGSETCSPKSTPPMSPARAGLGKGIAPIASLDLHEAKLNQEEEEEDDEQLAVEYFEVMEEEAPVLPERRAAALELQDLEYADTSAGEDEEDILQHLNTDVIDDMAKVHVTPASGSASASAPASAAAMPRDDSLPDAMTAAEAERLLSSSILENKIRQQSLLSDEQAKEVEQILNVSPNVGVAVAAVVATAISPTTIKNLTEESTAAKEVTIPAQVCQTKQDTQISSAPVTVGKEDGSDEEEDQQVAEDFDSDDVEAVDIVGIGHAVSTTASLNATFVKADTTEIETTTTTPSTATVSTTRHDDDEPEWLRDVLEAPTRSLENLLVNITTRQTELQNSYEATEGTEGKHSDLNQTYIIGESLHESIVSVESTQSDATFNQTTTIDDSIISSKHNSTYSLADIEQATNSTVLSTGITELDDSQYYIPEYPPVRSKEVLVEAGVHYFEDGNFWMEVPGLLDFDDDDCSYPPITVRKNPKVRFSSGPIHVYSTFSVTDYDRRNEDVDPVAASAEYELEKRVEKMHVFPVELMKGPEGLGLSIIGMGVGADAGLEKLGIFVKTITDNGAAARDGRIQVNDQIIEVDGKSLVGVTQAYAASVLRNTSGLVKFQIGRERDPENSEVAQLIRLSLQADREKEERIKRQQEEYLRRTLDYSEDSTQPVSANSSVCEGPSSPVQVEHPMEVEATHSQEVESLKRLLQESEMGCMVKEEIIQNLKRKLVKLETTGNENELLSERLRQSERELGNIKKEAANLQNMLQQSQAQYMALDKKYNKAKRLVREYQQRELDMCHREEFYQQLLQEKDTEYNALVKKLKDRVINLEHELQETQRKAGFPVGLPYDSATLKLTPQMMRKTPPKPLLHKLETELSDTEISDLSPDGDCVKTATVERKVPVKDELDAAVPQHELLDNSVNKTKIELASRGGLANRQLPSTNVSNGSNSNANGASELLLNGNLCKRSRSNSRSSDCTLDDSEEEVELEQSALNLATSVSSCHDGINLSNGNTHLLANVNNLLQNHPPATNTPIGSSIVAAGNGHVGTTTAILLNSTSSASSSSSNQSTAREAQINQLYAQVHKDPSKQQQQQHQATSLFKNAVGSPAETGGGLNDFHRGSMTTFGTASGGSASNRDLNSSYDSIVGSNDKLAENDQSENWMYPSRRRVAPNGSKLPGSTFTEQLNQALSDRERRLGDGSSRHSSDDYTEINKSQSAAAVNCKTLINEIRQAVNEAQPKVKQVVPQSLSPPGTVPWQQQHFQQHQQQQSAHVTGPPSPTSMSSGCSSPGYSPSRTLDLSGSSSSFSDKKAAVACYNYKGGPVHEWTKEQVGHWLMGIELERYIPVFKEHNVEGGALLTLDSKDFKTLGVCGDDKNRLKKRLKDLKASIEKERKDMERERREREKAIRKAEKKAAKKK
- the Spn gene encoding uncharacterized protein Spn isoform X10, with amino-acid sequence MCLSLKKLFKVCRGQKSVDETTAQQQQQEHQYLSSSFINGSPQRVTHKRSSITVNMPAAGLGQRPPSIISTASQDEGPSAEKAPELKIKLQSPSDGDPEQLHSLNYVDVGYRLNPDGSESHEVFSSEADLYVTAKVSDMQRKFHGANGFSHESSTVYAIIVPEQPEPQVGTSSRGLLQSPTSSVDGSPLYRGVFNSPPVGVVSPIRRRNNGQQCEQNGEGSETCSPKSTPPMSPARAGLGKGIAPIASLDLHEAKLNQEEEEEDDEQLAVEYFEVMEEEAPVLPERRAAALELQDLEYADTSAGEDEEDILQHLNTDVIDDMAKVHVTPASGSASASAPASAAAMPRDDSLPDAMTAAEAERLLSSSILENKIRQQSLLSDEQAKEVEQILNVSPNVGVAVAAVVATAISPTTIKNLTEESTAAKEVTIPAQVCQTKQDTQISSAPVTVGKEDGSDEEEDQQVAEDFDSDDVEAVDIVGIGHAVSTTASLNATFVKADTTEIETTTTTPSTATVSTTRHDDDEPEWLRDVLEAPTRSLENLLVNITTRQTELQNSYEATEGTEGKHSDLNQTYIIGESLHESIVSVESTQSDATFNQTTTIDDSIISSKHNSTYSLADIEQATNSTVLSTGITELDDSQYYIPEYPPVRSKEVLVEAGVHYFEDGNFWMEVPGLLDFDDDDCSYPPITVRKNPKVRFSSGPIHVYSTFSVTDYDRRNEDVDPVAASAEYELEKRVEKMHVFPVELMKGPEGLGLSIIGMGVGADAGLEKLGIFVKTITDNGAAARDGRIQVNDQIIEVDGKSLVGVTQAYAASVLRNTSGLVKFQIGRERDPENSEVAQLIRLSLQADREKEERIKRQQEEYLRRTLDYSEDSTQPVSANSSVCEGPSSPVQVEHPMEVEATHSQEVESLKRLLQESEMGCMVKEEIIQNLKRKLVKLETTGNENELLSERLRQSERELGNIKKEAANLQNMLQQSQAQYMALDKKYNKAKRLVREYQQRELDMCHREEFYQQLLQEKDTEYNALVKKLKDRVINLEHELQETQRKAGFPVGLPYDSATLKLTPQMMRKTPPKPLLHKLETELSDTEISDLSPDGDCVKTATVERKVPVKDELDAAVPQHELLDNSVNKTKIELASRGGLANRQLPSTNVSNGSNSNANGASELLLNGNLCKRSRSNSRSSDCTLDDSEEEVELEQSALNLATSVSSCHDGINLSNGNTHLLANVNNLLQNHPPATNTPIGSSIVAAGNGHVGTTTAILLNSTSSASSSSSNQSTAREAQINQLYAQVHKDPSKQQQQQHQATSLFKNAVGSPAETGGGLNDFHRGSMTTFGTASGGSASNRDLNSSYDSIVGSNDKLAENDQSENWMYPSRRRVAPNGSKLPGSTFTEQLNQALSDRERRLGDGSSRHSSDDYTEINKSQSAAAVNCKTLINEIRQAVNEAQPKVKQVVPQSLSPPGTVPWQQQHFQQHQQQQSAHVTGPPSPTSMSSGCSSPGYSPSRTLDLSGSSSSFSDKKAAVACYNYKGGPVHEWTKEQVGHWLMGIELERYIPVFKEHNVEGGALLTLDSKDFKTLGVCGDDKNRLKKRLKDLKASIEKERKDMERERREREKAIRKAEKKAAKKK